The proteins below come from a single Cottoperca gobio unplaced genomic scaffold, fCotGob3.1 fCotGob3_326arrow_ctg1, whole genome shotgun sequence genomic window:
- the LOC115005591 gene encoding coiled-coil domain-containing protein 171-like, protein MGSSPPDVTSAARSALSRLLDQLLDQSDGASGLPRCGGDEDVLRPGLSSLTPPQPDAKALVSALQQHFLLLSQRLHSAEVERRGLRLEVANQKRGRRQEREETCKAVPSTQFHSVCVELRQALSREQEAQTLIQEQSNQLHTLQLRVHTHTAEQTDTQHTLSQTTQSLSEARQEVSRKERSLRILGKHLSGVQRERKQLEERLQRVEDELTDAARRQGCLISNMAAAETSYKQLRERLVQSRRSLSAQPHPLPLPREHLELSGAESIMGAPEVAACQSLLSCVSQLFHTCSSRIHWLQQEVDAHRSHVTALRGELQDACLRDNLTYVPKADFPETFAFADVETPQPVLLSDSPKEPSVSLSTAPSQTNPAHPKTKEKKAVKKKRAGRRSTAGPGM, encoded by the exons ATGG GCTCCTCCCCTCCAGACGTGACGTCAGCGGCTCGTTCTGCTTTGTCCCGCCTCCTGGATCAGCTTCTCGACCAATCAGACGGGGCGTCCGGTCTGCCTCGCTGCGGAGGGGACGAGGACGTGTTGAGACCCGGCCTGAGCAGCCTGACGCCTCCACAGCCGGACGCCAAG GCGCTGGTGTCCGCCCTGCAGCAGCACTTCCTGCTCCTCAGCCAACGGCTGCACTCGGCCGAGGTGGAGAGGCGGGGCCTGAGGCTGGAGGTGGCCAATCAGAAGAGAGGACGacggcaggagagagaggagacctgCAAGGCA gtcccATCAACACAgttccacagtgtgtgtgtggagctccGTCAGGCGCTGAGCAGGGAACAGGAAGCCCAGACACTCATTCAGGAGCAGAGCAACCAgctgcacacactgcagctccgagtccacacacacaccgccgaGCAGAccgacacacaacacacactgagccagacCACACAG TCTCTGTCGGAGGCTCGGCAGGAGGTGAGCCGGAAGGAGCGCTCGCTAAGGATTCTGGGTAAGCACCTGTCGGGGGttcagagggagaggaagcagctggaggagagacTGCAGCGAGTGGAGGACGAGCTGACGGACGCCGCCAG ACGTCAGGGCTGTCTGATCAGCAACATGGCGGCTGCAGAGACGAGTTACAAGCAG CTCAGAGAGAGGCTCGTCCAATCACGTCGCTCCCTGTCAGCTCAGCCCCACCCCCTGCCGTTACCCAGGGAACACCTGGAGCTGAGTGGAGCAGAGAGCATCATGGGAGCTCCTGAGGTGGCAGCCTGCCAg AGTCTCCTCTCCTGCGTGTCGCAGCTCTTCCACACCTGCAGCTCCCGGATCCACTGGCTGCAGCAGGAAGTCGACGCCCACCGCAGTCACGTGACCGCGCTGCGCGGCGAGCTGCAGGACGCCTGTCTCCGGGACAACCTCACCTACGTACCT AAGGCTGATTTTCCAGAAACTTTTGCGTTTGCTGACGTGGAAACCCCTCAACCTGTTCTCCTCTCTGATTCGCCGAAAGAGCCATCAGTCAGTTTAAGCACCGCCCCCTCCCAGACAAACCCCGCCCATCCCAAAACGAAGGAGAAGAAAGccgtgaagaagaagagagcaggCAGAAGATCGACCGCCGGGCCTGGAATGTGA